The following coding sequences are from one Hippopotamus amphibius kiboko isolate mHipAmp2 chromosome 9, mHipAmp2.hap2, whole genome shotgun sequence window:
- the GPRC5B gene encoding G-protein coupled receptor family C group 5 member B yields MRTHPVLAFLLLFVIASGASENASTSRGCGLDLLPQYVSLCDLDTIWGIVVEAVAGAGALITLLLMLILLVRLPFIKDKEKKDPVGLHFLFLLGTLGLFGLTFAFIIREDETICSVRRFLWGVLFALCFSCLLSQAWRVRRLVRHGKSPSGWQLVGVALCLMLVQVIIAVEWLVLTVLRDAKPACAYEPMDFAMALIYDMVLLVAALGLALFTLCGKFKKWKQNGVCILVTAFLSVLIWAAWTTMYLFGNAELRRGDTWGDPTLAIALVASGWVFVIFHAIPEIHCTILPAPQENTPNYFDTSQPRMRETAFEEDVQLPRTYMENKAFSMDEHNAALRTAGFRNGSLGNRPSAPFRSNVYQPTEMAVVLNGGTIPTAPPSYTGRHLW; encoded by the exons ATGAGAACCCATCCCGTGCTCGCCTTCCTCCTGCTCTTCGTGATTGCCTCTGGGGCCTCTGAGAACGCCAGCACGTCCCGGGGCTGTGGGCTGGACCTTCTCCCGCAGTACGTGTCCCTGTGCGACCTGGACACCATCTGGGGCATCGTGGTGGAGGCCGTGGCCGGGGCGGGCGCCCTGATCACACTGCTCCTGATGCTAATCCTCCTGGTGCGCCTGCCGTTCATCAAGGACAAGGAGAAGAAGGACCCCGTGGGcctccacttcctcttcctcctggggACCCTGGGCCTCTTTGGGCTGACGTTCGCCTTCATCATCCGGGAGGACGAGACCATCTGCTCGGTCCGCCGGTTCCTCTGGGGCGTCCTCTTCGCGCTCTGCTTCTCCTGCCTGCTGAGCCAGGCGTGGCGCGTGCGGAGGCTGGTGCGCCACGGCAAGAGCCCGTCAGGCTGGCAGCTGGTGGGCGTGGCCCTGTGCCTGATGCTGGTGCAGGTGATCATCGCCGTCGAGTGGCTGGTGCTGACCGTGCTGCGGGACGCCAAGCCGGCCTGCGCCTATGAGCCCATGGACTTCGCGATGGCCCTCATCTACGACATGGTACTGCTCGTGGCCGCCCTGGGGCTGGCCCTCTTCACGCTGTGTGGCAAGTTCAAGAAGTGGAAGCAGAATGGGGTCTGCATCCTGGTCACGGCCTTTCTCTCCGTGCTCATCTGGGCTGCCTGGACGACCATGTACCTCTTCGGCAACGCTGAGCTGCGGCGGGGCGACACCTGGGGCGACCCCACCTTGGCCATCGCGCTGGTGGCCAGCGGCTGGGTCTTCGTCATCTTCCACGCCATCCCGGAGATCCACTGCACCATCCTTCCGGCCCCCCAGGAAAACACCCCCAACTACTTCGACACGTCGCAGCCAAGGATGCGGGAGACGGCGTTCGAGGAGGACGTGCAGCTGCCGCGCACCTACATGGAGAACAAGGCCTTCTCGATGGATGAGCACAATGCAG CTCTCCGAACGGCAGGATTTCGCAACGGCAGCTTGGGAAACAGACCCAGCGCTCCGTTCAGAAGTAACGTGTATCAGCCAACTGAGATGGCCGTTGTGCTCAATGGGGGGACT ATCCCAACTGCTCCGCCAAGTTACACTGGAAGACACCTCTGGTGA